In Centroberyx gerrardi isolate f3 chromosome 20, fCenGer3.hap1.cur.20231027, whole genome shotgun sequence, a genomic segment contains:
- the LOC139918068 gene encoding C-reactive protein, with the protein MELRAFTLCMRVATELQGERQIILFAYRTPDYDELNVWREKDGRISFYLSGDGAFFHLPPITTFRTSLCLTWESGTGLAAFWVDGRRSTYQVYKPGHTIRPKGTVLLGQDPDKHLGDLEAVQSFVGEVTDLNMWDFVLSRSLIQAWHYGHRVPKGDIFDWGTIEYELNGNVMVVDDD; encoded by the coding sequence ATGGAGCTGCGGGCCTTCACCCTCTGCATGCGCGTGGCCACCGAGCTGCAGGGCGAGCGGCAGATCATCCTGTTCGCCTACCGCACGCCCGACTACGACGAGCTCAACGTGTGGCGCGAGAAGGACGGACGCATCTCCTTCTACCTGAGCGGCGACGGCGCCTTCTTCCACCTGCCGCCCATCACCACCTTCCGCACCAGCCTCTGCCTGACCTGGGAGTCCGGGACGGGCCTCGCCGCCTTCTGGGTGGACGGGCGCCGCAGCACCTACCAGGTCTACAAGCCCGGGCACACCATCCGTCCGAAGGGCACCGTCCTCCTGGGGCAGGACCCCGACAAGCACCTGGGGGACCTGGAGGCCGTGCAGAGCTTCGTAGGGGAGGTGACCGATCTCAACATGTGGGACTTTGTGCTGTCCAGGAGCTTGATCCAGGCCTGGCACTACGGACACAGGGTCCCCAAGGGCGACATCTTCGACTGGGGCACCATCGAGTACGAGCTGAACGGGAACGTGATGGTGGTGGACGATGACTGA
- the stub1 gene encoding E3 ubiquitin-protein ligase CHIP, giving the protein MAGSPEKSSTAQELKEQGNRLFLCRKYQEAATCYSKAINRNPSVAVYYTNRALCHVKLQQHDKALADCKHALELDSQSVKAHFFLGQCHLELENYDEAIGNLQKAYNLAKEQRLNFGDDIPSALRIAKKKRWNSIEEKRINQENELHAYLTKLILAEKERELEDCREKQDDNQNGSNAVKIKSKHDKFLMDMDELFSQVDEKRKKREIPDYLCGKISFELMREPCITPSGITYDRKDIEEHLQRVGHFDPVTRSPLTQDQLIPNLAMKEVIDAFIQENGWVEDY; this is encoded by the exons ATGGCCGGCAGCCCGGAGAAGAGCTCCACAGCGCAGGAGCTGAAGGAGCAGGGGAACCGGCTGTTCCTCTGCCGCAAGTACCAGGAGGCTGCTACCTGCTACAGCAAAGCTATC AACCGTAATCCATCGGTGGCGGTGTACTACACTAACCGGGCCCTCTGccatgtgaagctgcagcagcaCGACAAGGCTCTGGCTGACTGTAAACACGCGCTGGAGCTGGACAGCCAGTCCGTCAAGGCCCACTTCTTCCTGGGCCAGTGTCACTTGGAGCTGGAGAACTACGATGAGGCCATTGGCAACCTGCAGAAAG CTTATAACCTGGCGAAAGAGCAGAGGCTGAACTTTGGAGATGACATCCCCAGCGCCTTGCGCATCGCCAAGAAGAAGCGCTGGAACAGCATTGAGGAGAAGCGCATCAACCAGGAGAACGAGTTACACGCCTATCTCACCAAACTCATACTGGCCGAGAAGGAAAG AGAACTGGAAGATTGCAGAGAAAAGCAGGACGACAATCAAAATGGAAGCAATGCTGTCAAGATCAAATCAAAACAT GACAAGTTCCTAATGGACATGGATGAGCTCTTCTCTCAAGTGGACGAGAAAAGAAAA AAGCGTGAGATCCCAGATTACCTGTGTGGTAAGATCAGCTTTGAGCTGATGAGGGAGCCCTGCATCACCCCCAGTGGAATCACCTATGACCGCAAGGACATTGAGGAGCACCTACAG CGAGTCGGCCATTTTGACCCGGTCACCAGGAGTCCACTGACCCAGGACCAGCTGATCCCCAACCTGGCCATGAAGGAAGTGATCGACGCCTTTATCCAGGAGAACGGCTGGGTGGAGGACTACTGA